A stretch of Babylonia areolata isolate BAREFJ2019XMU chromosome 23, ASM4173473v1, whole genome shotgun sequence DNA encodes these proteins:
- the LOC143298082 gene encoding uncharacterized protein LOC143298082 yields MFRTHHGLPLTLLATLLTTTTTTGLQEDGSCVLPATDPATLFGPTPGSPPQLITKVSTRNYSSCLSQCCLNSGGLCNVLVFTPQPEESTELNCALFLCEQLWDCNISVKQGDQIYADKEAVLQALAEVFSNSNGEESEQGSTTETPPSVDRGDSSHGSAPEEVNSTTSVTPTPQADSGSTGPRAQEGAQEPPQNDSNTTNSTESQTNVTNDESPGTPGSGTEESLPDSDGGNGTTASIPASTTSGRGPSDSEGNSSSGSTEAGGSENNDSTGEQSGTEQSETSDNNTHTDYTTTPSANTTTSLQKSLNDSDAASSLNTSSVVTPTGESSNSSQSSSQPTTPHASDDGSPPSSNSTAAPDHVPGSTLRPSDSTPTANTTPALSTVAQNGAKPTTGSGSSGHQKATDLPHTNGSSATTTAPQEEGEGAEGSWANSSTTSPSSMVDGVVPDIDTDSPDGQHTGAVPGEAVLSGTDPEDTPPPDTDTAAVDASLDQDLPREGGNRTNSASGMVTKQAFTTMVVLITTLTLGCLFFLVTLVLAGKRLVDCWRNRKYSKINRDYLIDGMYDE; encoded by the exons ATGTTCAGAACGCACCACGGACTCCCCCTCACTCTGTTGGCtacactgctgaccaccaccaccaccactggactCCAGGAGGACGGCTCCTGTGTGTTACCGGCCACTGACCCAGCCACCCTGTTCGGACCCACCCCGGGTAGCCCGCCCCAACTCATCACCAAAGTCAGCACCCGGAACTACAGCAGCTGCCTCAGCCAGTGCTGTCTGAacagtggag GTCTGTGCAACGTCCTTGTCTTCACCCCACAGCCAGAGGAGTCCACTGAACTCAACTGTGCGCTCTTTCTTTGCGAACAACTATGGGACTGTAACATCAGTGTCAAGCAAGGTGACCAGATCTATGCTGATAAGGAGGCTGTGCTTCAAGCACTTGCTGAAGTTTTCTCCAATTCCAATGGAGAAGAATCAGAGCAGGGTTCTACAACGGAGACACCACCTTCAGTTGATAGAGGTGACAGTTCACATGGATCAGCACCGGAGGAGGTGAATAGCACAACGtctgtcacacccacaccacaggcAGACTCGGGTTCTACAGGACCACGTGCCCAAGAAGGAGCACAGGAACCACCCCAAAATGATTCAAACACGACGAACTCTACGGAATCACAAACTAACGTTACAAACGACGAATCTCCAGGAACTCCAGGTTCTGGAACTGAAGAGTCCCTGCCTGATTCTGACGGAGGAAACGGAACAACCGCGAGTATACCTGCATCTACTACGTCTGGAAGGGGACCATCAGACAGTGAGGGAAATTCATCTTCAGGTTCCACCGAAGCTGGAGGCAGCGAGAACAATGATTCCACAGGGGAACAGTCGGGTACCGAACAGTCGGAAACGTCtgacaacaacacccacacagactatACCACAACGCCTTCAGCAAACACCACCACTTCTTTGCAGAAAAGCCTGAACGACAGTGATGCTGCTTCTTCATTGAACACCTCCTCTGTCGTTACTCCGACAGGGGAGAGTTCTAATTCTTCACAGTCTTCCAGCCAGCCCACAACACCACACGCTTCAGATGATGGTTCTCCACCCTCATCCAACTCTACAGCTGCACCTGATCATGTTCCTGGATCCACTCTCAGGCCGAGTGATTCCACACCCACAGCCAACACCACGCCAGCGCTATCAACCGTGGCGCAGAATGGAGCAAAACCCACAACAGGGTCAGGGTCATCAGGTCATCAGAAGGCCACTGACCTTCCCCACACCAACGgttcctccgccaccaccactgctccacaggaggagggggagggggcagaagggTCGTGGGCAAACagttccaccacctccccctcttcaATGGTTGACGGGGTGGTTCCTGACATCGACACAGACAGCCCTGATGGCCAACACACCGGTGCTGTCCCTGGTGAGGCCGTCCTCAGCGGAACGGACCCTGAAGACACGCCACCCCCTGACACCGACACTGCCGCTGTGGACGCCTCTCTGGACCAGGACCTTCCGCGTGAAGGAG GCAACAGAACGAACAGTGCCTCCGGTATGGTGACGAAGCAGGCCTTCACCACCATGGTGGttctcatcaccaccctcaccttgggctgtctcttcttcctcgtcACCCTCGTCCTCGCCGGCAAGAGACTGGTCGACTGCTGGAGGAACAGGAAGTACTCCAAAATCAACAGGGATTACCTCATCGACGGCATGTATGACGAGTGA